The proteins below are encoded in one region of Ostrea edulis chromosome 3, xbOstEdul1.1, whole genome shotgun sequence:
- the LOC125673247 gene encoding protein split ends-like, whose protein sequence is MEEEHSVDIYADLVDEKINTDAQVLGTGTTKEPSAVGSVDDASRLTTFDLYDDLITDEGLQHQASLKEWSEKYQTALNTISDLERQLEVTKKQQTFYSEKCQTLEKNISLLYVTAKAELGRKDAQIEEFRKELRSRDFRWKPDCTKSHFVNAWTEDEIHTRSNGHSTKARECVGEKLLKDKHHKESKNSPRKRKLLSSWDDVKDNSKKRLKRDESTSSKGILLHSEKSRDGLISARKLVEKSLKDLRNRKSSEFKRSSKDHSVSVIEGDLPGESSVKVISKLQQSSDHTSKQRSKSEKVKDNKENIYHSESDPSFKGLIESHTGNPREKSSQERVCSTSESSCSKVGQSTSETNDRCTEKYPCRERVERSRSEKERERKYTEKKQLDKSGRPSQEVHELERKEKYNRKSCVAVSKIDGRQSKRHSERDSQKNSEALTDFTLQGHTDTKAKYTDLRYKLQRKNKHGSKYHKHDTLPDKEMKEGHIEQHNSKRFKPDRIKSNEKEECVSFSLRNSLSPKQDKSQVEGESDNISNSNTSIEGVWSDFITENSKHYQEPCSNSDFQNISKGKECETENCNADDLLLGLLWKEKRPLTPKRKCEKKPVTPKQSYVQSGRAEVSAVTCLEEAMVRVNEEKISKYAKASNKEKGALSNIGSDSSKMDDFKEHERDVTSSLLSKVSQGEIEAAKKLKMCPKNKHSRSHQYPNLDLCSAEDNNPFNVFIEELISIDHRNENPNAKYNEVSATTDNIIDPLHVTKDGIKDCEHSKVKIPDAQDNSASCFDIRIHVSEKEMNDLLGCESNMSDRITTAQLSKKQSETRKNQKEVSSRTKSQICNIKSSNKKNEKKSNDAERKHSKGMKQENEAPKSKPVLKLPLDTKQVFSESIVFKETKKLKSLSEKVYVSVKGTKIVLKSEALRSEDKKPCPKNSLSKKEYDADREFLNQLKTKYSKEQLKNCQKQKSEMKDCQASLIKDDEKTKESPEKHSTCTVEKSEHQDDCKEDKTLQRCASEDQELLQDTNSFCDNSEIEIKNTSYHSDNIGNSTDKTNDEGTNNEDDDQQKGIDWKVKIKEAGVERGARDHMTDLILEQNETSANGNDFNCISQQECNSSEKSFLMKSGSGGQMLEEPMEIGARATQPLQLASQCSSVSIDFIRNSIMKKIEEKEKVPGNSDDMDLFSVNDQTNFELADPINEKIHFPVKDVSKFKTCLSSKPTQEEQVQSPTKLTSPIDGDGKGKVCRELHTETESITEFFDEKSQLDIRNTISLRAKDGISVRKQSFDKVSEVDETDENVCSVVESGMEVEGIEVSDRESDFKATLQNSESEEGEVHSSDSESDYRENGNKKPRRKSSRDSHCRSEKESSKRKNHSSKHRSNSSSKTKERRDKEVDRLPKKSSETEKSSKPKMSRRDTERKHEVKEDKRDRDYLSREKSPVQSSSRENRTVERRKVGDSKQIISHRHSSSNRGSEERDRHSRSRHNSSERYGRSHHDNKDAKIDKHSRIRRDNLDRKTDRHTSTHHDSTESKSVHKDSNRPPRDTRRKSFTRN, encoded by the exons ATGGAAGAGGAACATTCTGTAGATATATATGCAGATTTGGTGGATGAAAAGATAAATACTGATGCACAAGTACTTGGCACTGGCACCACAAAG GAACCATCTGCTGTGGGCAGTGTAGACGATGCCAGTAGATTAACCACCTTTGACCTGTACGATGACTTGATAACCGATGAGGGTTTGCAACATCAAGCATCACTCAAGGAG TGGAGTGAGAAATACCAGACAGCATTGAATACCATAAGTGACTTAGAGAGGCAGTTAGAAGTAACGAAGAAACAGCAGACATTCTACAGCGAGaagtgccaaacactagaaaagAACATTTCACTGCTGTATGTCACAGCTAAGGCGGAGTTAGGGAGGAAAGATGCCCAAATTGAGGAATTCAG AAAGGAACTGAGGTCCAGGGATTTTAGATGGAAGCCAGACTGCACCAAATCTCACTTTGTTAATGCTTGGACAGAGGACGAAATTCATACAAGAAGCAATGGGCATAGTACTAAGGCTAGAGAATGTGTTGGAGAAAAACTGTTGAAAGACAAGCATCATAAGGAATCCAAAAACTCTCCCAGGAAAAGGAAACTCTTAAGTTCGTGGGATGATGTTAAAGACAATTCCAAGAAAAGATTAAAGAGAGATGAGTCTACTTCTTCTAAAGGAATTCTCCTACACTCTGAAAAGTCCAGGGATGGATTAATATCGGCTAGAAAACTTGTAGAGAAGAGCTTAAAGGATttaagaaacagaaaatccAGTGAGTTCAAGAGGTCTTCAAAGGACCATTCAGTATCTGTGATTGAAGGAGACCTTCCTGGGGAAAGTTCTGTGAAAGTTATCTCAAAACTTCAACAGTCTTCTGATCATACTTCTAAACAGAGAAGTAAGTCAGAAAAAGTGAAAGACAATaaggaaaatatatatcacTCAGAAAGTGACCCAAGTTTCAAAGGTTTAATAGAGAGTCACACAGGGAATCCAAGGGAAAAATCGTCACAAGAACGGGTCTGCTCAACTTCTGAATCATCTTGCAGCAAAGTTGGTCAGTCCACATCTGAAACAAATGATAGATGTACAGAAAAATATCCTTGTAGAGAAAGGGTGGAGAGAAGTAGAAGTGAAAAGGAAAGGGAAAGAAAATACACAGAGAAAAAGCAGTTGGATAAATCTGGGAGACCAAGTCAAGAAGTACATGAATTGGAAAGGAAAGAGAAATACAACAGAAAGTCTTGTGTTGCAGTTTCTAAAATCGATGGAAGGCAATCAAAAAGACATTCAGAAAGAGACTCTCAGAAAAATTCCGAGGCTCTCACAGACTTCACACTTCAGGGACACACAGATACAAAGGCAAAGTATACAGATTTAAGATACAaactgcaaagaaaaaataaacatggatCGAAATACCATAAGCATGATACATTACCAGACAAAGAAATGAAAGAGGGCCATATAGAGCAACACAATTCCAAAAGATTCAAGCCTGACAGAatcaaatctaatgaaaaagagGAATGTGTATCATTTTCTCTCAGGAACTCTTTATCACCAAAGCAAGATAAATCTCAAGTAGAAGGAGAATCAGAcaatatatcaaattcaaatacTAGTATTGAGGGAGTGTGGTCAGATTTCATCACAGAGAACTCTAAGCATTATCAAGAACCATGCTCCAATAGTgactttcaaaacatttctaaaGGAAAGGAGTGCGAGACAGAAAACTGTAATGCAGATGATCTACTTCTTGGTTTATTATGGAAAGAAAAGAGACCATTAACGCCAAaacgaaaatgtgaaaagaaacCTGTAACTCCAAAACAAAGTTATGTACAGAGTGGAAGAGCTGAAGTGTCAGCGGTAACATGTCTTGAAGAAGCAATGGTGAGAGTGAATGAGGAAAAGATTTCGAAATATGCAAAAgcatcaaacaaagaaaagGGGGCATTATCAAACATAGGAAGCGATAGTTCAAAGATGGATGATTTCAAAGAGCATGAACGTGATGTTACATCAAGTCTTTTGTCCAAAGTGTCTCAGGGTGAAATTGAAGCTGCAAAAAAGCTCAAAATGTGtccaaaaaataaacattcaagATCACATCAGTATCCAAATCTTGATCTTTGTAGTGCAGAAGACAATAATCCATTCAATGTGTTTATAGAGGAGTTGATATCAATAGACCATAGAAATGAAAACCCCAATGCAAAATATAACGAAGTTAGTGCCACCACAGACAACATTATTGATCCATTACATGTTACTAAAGATGGAATTAAAGACTGTGAACATTCCAAAGTGAAAATACCAGATGCACAGGATAATAGCGCAAGTTGTTTTGATATAAGAATTCATGTATCTGAGAAAGAAATGAATGATTTGCTTGGCTGTGAATCGAACATGAGTGATAGAATTACAACAGCACAACTGAGTAAAAAGCAAAGTGAAACCCGAAAAAATCAAAAAGAAGTTTCATCAAGGACCAAATCTCAGATTTGTAACATTAAGTCGTCCAAcaagaaaaatgaaaagaaatccaATGATGCTGAGAGAAAGCACAGCAAGGGAATGAAACAAGAAAATGAAGCTCCAAAATCAAAGCCAGTGTTGAAGCTTCCACTTGACACAAAACAGGTGTTTTCAGAGAGTATTGTTTTCAAGGAGACTAAAAAGCTGAAGTCTTTGAGTGAAAAAGTGTATGTGTCTGTGAAAGGTACAAAAATAGTACTAAAATCTGAGGCTTTGAGATCAGAAGATAAAAAGCCTTGTCCAAAGAACAGCCTGTCTAAAAAAGAATATGATGCAGATCGGGAATTTCTTAACcagttaaaaacaaaatactcGAAGGAACAATTAAAGAAttgtcaaaaacaaaaatctgaAATGAAAGACTGTCAAGCTAGTCTTATAAAGGATGACGAGAAGACAAAAGAATCTCCAGAgaaacacagtacatgtactgtagAGAAGTCGGAGCACCAGGACGATTGCAAAGAAGATAAAACTCTACAGAGATGTGCTTCAGAAGATCAAGAACTTTTGCAAGACACAAACAGTTTTTGTGACAATAGTGAAATAGAGATCAAAAACACATCTTATCACTCGGACAACATTGGAAACAGCACAGATAAAACTAACGATGAAGGAACAAATAACGAAGATGATGATCAACAAAAAGGTATTGATTGGAAAGTGAAGATTAAAGAAGCTGGTGTGGAAAGGGGTGCCAGGGATCACATGACTGATCTTATCTTGGAGCAAAATGAAACTTCTGCAAATGGGAATGATTTCAACTGCATTTCTCAGCAAGAATGTAATTCAAGTGAAAAATCCTTCTTAATGAAATCAGGAAGTGGGGGTCAAATGTTAGAGGAACCCATGGAAATAGGAGCAAGAGCCACCCAACCATTACAGCTGGCATCTCAATGTTCGTCAGTGTCAATTGACTTTATACGCAACAGTATCATGAAAAAAATAgaagaaaaggaaaaagtcCCTGGGAATAGCGATGACATggatttattttctgtgaatGACCAGACAAATTTTGAACTTGCGGATCccattaatgaaaaaatacattttccaGTTAAAGATGTGTCGAAGTTTAAAACCTGTTTATCAAGTAAACCAACTCAGGAAGAACAAGTGCAGTCACCAACAAAATTAACTTCCCCAATAGATGGAGATGGAAAGGGTAAAGTATGTAGGGAACTGCACACAGAAACTGAAAGTATTACAGAGTTTTTTGATGAAAAAAGCCAACTAGATATACGTAATACCATTTCGTTAAGAGCAAAAGATGGAATAAGTGTGAGAAAACAATCCTTTGATAAAGTAAGTGAAGTTGATGAAACTGATGAGAATGTTTGTTCAGTAGTGGAATCTGGGATGGAGGTTGAAGGTATAGAAGTGTCTGACCGAGAAAGTGACTTTAAGGCAACTCTCCAAAATAGTGAATCAGAAGAAGGCGAGGTTCATTCATCAGATAGTGAAAGTGATTACAGAGAGAATGGAAATAAAAAACCCAGGCGGAAATCATCAAGGGATTCCCATTGTCGGAGTGAAAAAGAATCGAGTAAAAGAAAAAATCATTCTTCTAAGCACAGGTCAAATTCCAGctcaaaaacaaaagaaaggAGAGACAAGGAAGTTGATAGACTCCCAAAAAAATCTTCAGAAActgaaaaatcttcaaaaccaAAAATGTCAAGGAGAGACACTGAAAGAAAACATGAGGTTAAAGAGGATAAAAGAGACAGGGACTATTTGTCAAGAGAAAAGTCACCCGTTCAGAGCAGTAGTAGAGAAAATAGAACTGTCGAAAGGAGAAAAGTTGGTGATTCgaaacaaataatttcacacCGACACAGCAGCTCCAATCGCGGAAGTGAGGAGAGGGATAGACACTCGAGAAGTCGACACAACAGCTCAGAAAGATACGGTAGATCTCACCATGATAACAAAGATGCAAAAATTGACAAACATTCCCGCATACGTCGTGATAATTTGGACAGAAAGACGGACAGACACACCAGCACACATCATGACAGTACAGAATCAAAATCCGTTCACAAAGATTCAAATAGACCACCACGAGACACCCGGAGAAAATCATTTACGAGGAATTGA